The following nucleotide sequence is from Devosia salina.
CTGGCAGGTCAATCAATGGCTCAAGCGCGCCGTGCTGCTGTCCTTCCGCCTCAACGACAACGAGCCCATGACCGGTGGACCGCAGGGCTCGACCTGGTGGGACAAGGTGCCCACCAAGTTCGAGGGTTGGTCCGACAATACCTGGCGCGAGGCAGGCTTCCGTGCCGTGCCCGGCGCCATCGTCCGCCGCTCGGCCCATATCGGCAAGGGCGCCATCCTGATGCCCAGCTTCGTCAATCTCGGCGCCTATGTCGATGAAGGCACCATGGTCGACACCTGGGTCACGGTCGGCTCCTGCGCCCAGATTGGCAAGAATGTGCATCTGTCCGGTGGCGTCGGCATTGGCGGCGTGCTCGAGCCGCTGCAGGCCGGTCCCACCATCATCGAGGACAATTGCTTCATCGGTGCGCGCTCGGAAATCGTCGAGGGCGTGGTCGTGGGCGAAGGCTCGGTCATTTCCATGGGCGTCTTCATCGGCGCCTCGACCAAGGTGGTGAACCGCGCCACCGGCGAAATCCACATGGGCAAGGTCCCGCCCTATTCGGTTGTCGTCTCCGGCTCGCTCCCGGGAAAACCCTTCCCCGATGGCACCCCCGGCCCGAACCTCTACTGCGCCGTCATCGTCAAGACCGTCGACGCCCAGACTCGCTCCAAGACCGGCATCAACGACCTGCTGCGCGATTGATCCCTGCTTCGCCGGTGCTGGCCCCCGCCAGCCCGGCGTCCTACTCTGGGGCCGGCCGGAACTGATTCCGGTTCATTGAGGGGGACACAAATGGACAATATCGTTTCACTGCTGACCACCACCGAAGGGCGCATCGGCCGCCAGCAATGGTGGATCGGCATCGTGGTGCTGATCGTCATCTCGATCGTCGCCAGCATCATCCTGGGCATCATCAGCCTGGGCAATGCCACGGTCATGGCCTGGCTGGCCGTGTTGCTCAATATCGCGCTGATCTGGCCCAGCTATTGCATCGGCATCAAGCGTCGCCACGACCGCGACAATGACGGTACCGATCTCAAGATCCTCATCGCCGGTTCTCTCATTCTCAACCTGCTCCAGGCCACCGGGATCGGCGTCACCATGACCGACATGGGTGGTGTCATGGTGCCCGTCCCGGCCATATGGCTCGGCGTCATCAACTTCATCTTTGCCGTGTTCGCCATCTACATGCTGGTCCAGCTCGGCTTCCTCAAGGGCACCACCGGTTCCAACAGCTATGGCGCCGATCCGCTGGACGCTGCCGCCTGAACCATTGGAGCCGTCGTGACCATCGACCCTGCTGACCTGCTCGCCCGCCTCATCGCCTGCCCCTCGGTCACCCCCGAAGAGGCTGGCGCGCTCGACCTGTTGCAGGCCGAGCTTGAAGCCATCGGCTTTGCGGTCACGCGCCTGCGGTTCGAGGGCGACGGCTCCTATCCGGTCGACAATCTCTTCGCCACGAGAGGGCAGGGCGGCCGCCGCCTGCTCTTTGCCGGCCACACCGATGTCGTGCCGCCCGGCGACACGGCGCACTGGACGTCCGATCCGTTTGAGCCGCGCATCGCCGATGGCAAGATGTTCGGGCGCGGCGCCGCCGATATGAAATCCGGCATCGCCGCCTTCGTGGCCGCCTGCGCCGCCATCCCGCCGGAGGCCGGCACCATCTGTCTCGCCATCACCAATGACGAGGAAGCCGACGCCATCAACGGCACCGAAAAGTTGGTCGCCTGGATGAACGAGAACGGCCATGCTTTCGACTTCGCCATTGTCGGCGAGCCCAGTTCCACCGAGACCTTGGGCGACAGCATCAAGATCGGTCGCCGCGGTTCCTTCTCGGGCAAGGTCACCGTCACCGGCACGCAAGGTCACGTTGCCTATCCGCACAAGGCCAATAATCCCTTGCCGGTGCTCGCCGCCGTCGCCACGGCGCTGTCGTCCGAACGTCTCGACGCCGGCACCGAGCACTTCCCGGCCAGTAATCTCGAACTGACAACCATCGACGTCGGCAATCCCGTCTCCAACGTCATTCCGATGAGCGGCACGCTGCGCTTCAACATTCGCTACAACGACATTTGGACGCCCGAGACGCTCGCCGATTGGGTCCGTGCCCGCATCGATTCTGTCGATGCCCGTGGCACAAGGATCGATTTCGCGCTGGCGGGTGCCCCCTCCCGCGCCTTCCTCTCGCCCCTCGGCAGTGACGTCGAAACGCTCTCCGCTGTCATTGCCGAGCGCAATGGACGGCCACCGGAATATTCCACCGGCGGCGGCACCTCCGATGCCCGCTTCATTGCCGAATATGGCCCCGTGGTCGAATGCGGACTGGTCGGCCCCTCCATGCACAAGGCCGATGAGCATATCGCGCTTTCCGATCTCACTGGCCTTGCCGAAATCTATACTGCCTTCATGCGCCGCTTCTTCGGGAGCGCGTCATGAACATCATCAAGGCCCTCCGCCAGTCGATCTATGGCTGGATCATGATCCTCAGGGGCGAGACGAACTGGCAGGCCCGGTTTCGATTCACTTCGGCAGGGCTGATCGCGGCCCTTGTGCTGTTCTATCTTTGCGCTTTTCTAGCCATGGTGCTCGGTTCGCTCAGCTACGGTGTACCGCAGCTTTTCGATTTTGTGGCTTCCATGGCGCTGCAGTCGCTGTTTTTGGTGGCTTTGGTCATCGGCCTGTTTGCGACACGATTTGCCATCCGCGACCAGAAGCCCGTCCTGCCAGTTCTAGTTCCTGGCATTTATGCACTGATCTATTACCTCATTTTGGGGGCCCTGCTGAATTTGACAGTGGGCATGGTACTGCCACTGCTCTGGCTCGGACTGCTCTATATGTTCTACCGCCTGGGGCGCGCGGCTTCAGGCTGGACCATTGGTGTGTCGGTCGCATTTGCGGTATTGACCGTTCTGCTTCTTGTCGGCACGCCCATCGCGCTCTACATCATGCCGGCGCCCATGCCCGCCGCCTGACGAGACATTTTCTTGCCCCAGTCCAATTCGACATTCTTTGAAGAAGCGCTCGACGCCGCCCGCGGCACCTGGGCCCTGGTGTTGGGTCGCCCGGACGCGGCGCGTTATTTCGATTTTTCGCAGCGCGGGTTGATCGGCTCGTTCATTGCCCTGGTCCTCGCCATAACGATCAGTGTTTACGGGCCGATGCTGTTTGGCGCGCCGACTGTCCCGGGTGCTTCCACTGGCGCAATGCTGCTGTCGGTATTGGTATTCGCGCTGCAAATCGGCGCGGCCTATCTGGTCCTGCAGACGATGGGGCGGCTCGACGGTTTTGTGCCCTATCTGGTCGCCGACAATTGGGTGAATTTCTTCGTTTCAGCAGTCGGGGCGGTGAGTGTCGTCCTCCTGGGCGGCAGCGGCTTCGTCATGATCATCGTCGGCGTGGCGGCCATCATCATCGAGGTGAATATCGCCCGTCGTATCGTCACCCTGGCCCCGATGCAGATTGCGATCTTTATCATTGCCCAGATGGCCGCGAGCTTCGTGGGGCTGCTGGTCATCGGCGGCGCTCTTCTGGGCGCGATGGGCCCGCCGGCCTAGGGGTAGTCCACCCCGGTCAGGAAAAGCCCGGCGGCCGGCGCCATGGCGCCGCAGCGCTTGCGGTCGGCTGCATCCAGCGCCGCCCGGAAATCGGCGGGGCTCCATTTTCCCTCGCCAACCAGTTTCAGCGATCCCACCATCGAGCGCACCTGGTGATGCAGGAAGCTGCGGGCCGATGCGGTAATGGCGATCACTTCGTCATCCCCGGCCACCTCGAATACGTCAAGCGTGCGGATGGGCGAATTGGCCTGGCATTCCGAGGAGCGGAAGGTGGAGAAATCATGCTTGCCCAGGATGAGCTGGGCCGCCTCATGCATTCTTTGGGCGTCCAGCGACACCGGCACATGCCACACCTGGTTGCGCTCGATGGCGGCCGGCGCCCGGCGATTGAGGATGCGATATTCATAATGCCGCGCCGTCGCCGAAAACCGCGCCTCGAATGTCTCCGGCACTGCTTCGGCCTCGACCACCACCACCGGATAGGCCTTGAGGTGATAATTGAGCGCCTCGCGCACCCGGAACGGGTCCCAGTCCTTGGCAAGATCGAAATGCGCCACCTGTCCCAGGGCATGCACGCCCGCATCGGTGCGGCCCGCCGCCTGCGTGGTCACCGTCTCGCCTGAAAACCGGGCGATCGCCTCTTCCAGCGCCTGCTGCACGCTCATCCGGTCCGCCTGCCGCTGCCAGCCGCAGAACGGGGTTCCGTCATATTCGATGGTGAGCTTGAAGCGGGCCATCAGCTGACAGCGTCGGGCAGCGCACCGGCCCCACGTAGGAAAGTCGCCGCATCCATGGCGCCCTTGCCCTCGCGCTGCACCTGGGTCAGGCGTACCGCACCCGAGCCGCAGGCAATGGTCAGGTCATCGCCGATCAGCGTGCCAGGCGCACCGGAGGCATCAGCCACAGTCGATCGCAGCGCCTTGATGCGCACCGGCTTGCCGCCCAGTTCCAGCTCGAACCAGGCTCCCGGGAAGGGCGAGAGACCGCGGATGAGGTTGTGCACCTCTTCTGCAGATTTGGAAAAATCGATCCGCGCCTCGGCCTTGTCGATCTTGGCGGCGTAGGTCTCCCCGCTTGCCGGCTGCGGCGTAAAATCGAGGCTGCCGCGCTCCAGTGCCGCCAGCGCACGCCCCATCAGGTCGGCGCCCAGCCGCATCATCTGGTCGTGCAACTCGCCGGCTGTCATGTCCGGCCCGATCGGGATGATTTCGGTCGGGCCCATGGCACCGGTGTCGAGACCCTCGTCCATCTGCATCACCACGATGCCGGTCTGCCTGTCCCCCGCCATGATGGCGCGCTGGATCGGCGCCGCGCCGCGCCAGCGCGGCAGGAGCGAACCGTGCAGGTTCAAGCAGCCATGTTCGGGCGCTTCGAGGATGGGTTTGGGCAGTATCAGGCCATAGGCGACCACAACGGCAACGTCTGCGCCGAGCGATGCAAATTGCGCCTGCTCGGCTTCGCCCTTGAGCGAGCGGGGGGTGAAGACGGGTATGCCGAAGGCCTCGGCGGTCTCGTGCACCGGGCTCTTGCGCTCGGCCTGGCCGCGGCCGGCGGGCTTGGGCGCCCGCGTATAGACGGCCACCACTTCATGCCCGGCCGAGACGATTTCGGTCAGTGTCGGAACGGAAAAATCGGGCGTGCCCATGAAGATGACGCGCATGGGGCAGGCTCCCTGTGTCCGCAGATCGATGGTGGCAGATCAGCCGGCCGCGCGCTTGGCGGCCTTGTCGAACTTCTTGATCACGCGATCGCGCTTCAAGCGGCTGAGATAGTCGATATAGAGCACGCCATCGAGGTGATCGAGTTCGTGCTGGATGCAGACGGCCAGCTTGCCCTCGGCTTCCTTGACCACTTCCTTGCCCTCGAGATCGGTATATTTCACCGTCACGTCATTGGGCCGCTCGACCTCGTAATAGAGTTCGGGGATGGACAGGCATCCTTCCTCGGTCACCTGCATCTGCTCGCCGAAATGGGTGATTTCAGGGTTGATCATCACGAGCGGGGCAGGGGGCTCGCCCTCGCCCGCCAGGTCCATCACCACGATGCGCTTCATCACACCGATCTGCGGCGCAGCCAGGCCTATACCCGGCGCGTCATACATGGTGTCCAGCATGTCCTTGGCCAGCGCCTTGATCTCGTCATCGACCTCGATGATCGGGTCGGCAACGGCGCGCAGGCGCGCATCGGGAATGATCAGAATGGGGCGAATGGCCATGTCGAAAAGTCCGGCGAAGAGTGGATTGCCCCCGATATGGCGATTTCCGGCTTCGGGGTCAACTGTGCGGGCCTTCAATCACCCGCGCATGCGGAACATTTTGCGAACAGCAGAATCGCACTAGAGTGGGCCAATGCGCGATCTCGATACCATCGTCTTCACCCTGGGTGATTTTCCCGTCACCGCCGCCATGGCGCTCTTCGCCGGTGGCGTCGTGCTGCTTGTCGCCCTTGTCGTCTGGCTGGTGCTGTCCGCCCGCGCCAATGCTGCCCGGGCCGAGCAGGCTGCGCGCGAGGCGGCGGAAGGCCTCAAGGCCAGTTTCCTCGAACAGGTCGCCACCCGCGACGGCCGCATCCGCGACCTTGAAGTGCAGGTGGAGCGAGAGCGCGAACGGGCCAGTGACCTGCTCGATGCCGAGCGCGAGAAATCGAGCGGGCTTCAGTCCGAGCTGGCGGCCATGCGCACGCGGCTCGACGAACAGGCCCGCCAGAACGAAGCAAATTTGAAGCGCTTCATGGAAGCCCGCCAGCAGATGACCGACGAGTTCAAGGCCATTGCCGGCGAGGTGCTGCAAACCCATAGCGAGACCTTCACCAAGCAGAACCGCGAGCAGGTCGACACGCTTCTGAAGCCCCTGCAGGACAAGATCACCGAGTTCCACAAGAACCTCGTGGAAGACCGCTCGGCCATGGGTGAGCGCATCCGCGCGCTGGCCGAAAGCAATCTGCAGATCACCACCGAGGCGCAGAACCTGACGCGGGCGCTGAAGGGCAATTCGCAGACCCAGGGCGCCTGGGGCGAAATGATCCTCTCCACCATTCTCGAACAATCCGGCTTGCGCGAGGGCGAGCAATATTTCACCCAGCAGAGCCATGCCGGCGAGGACGGCCAGCGGGTCCGCACCGATGTCGAAATCCTCATGCCCAATGGCGACCGGCTGGTCATCGATTCCAAGGTCTCGCTGACGGCGTTCGAGGCCTTTGTGAACAGTCCCGAGGATGACCGCGAGCAGCATCTGCGCGCCCATATCACCTCGGTGCGCGGCCATATCACCACGCTGGGCGACAAGACCTATCATCGCGCCGCCAAGTCCAGCCTCGACTATGTGATGATGTTCGTGCCCATCGAATCCGCGCTG
It contains:
- the truA gene encoding tRNA pseudouridine(38-40) synthase TruA, with the protein product MARFKLTIEYDGTPFCGWQRQADRMSVQQALEEAIARFSGETVTTQAAGRTDAGVHALGQVAHFDLAKDWDPFRVREALNYHLKAYPVVVVEAEAVPETFEARFSATARHYEYRILNRRAPAAIERNQVWHVPVSLDAQRMHEAAQLILGKHDFSTFRSSECQANSPIRTLDVFEVAGDDEVIAITASARSFLHHQVRSMVGSLKLVGEGKWSPADFRAALDAADRKRCGAMAPAAGLFLTGVDYP
- a CDS encoding DUF805 domain-containing protein; the protein is MDNIVSLLTTTEGRIGRQQWWIGIVVLIVISIVASIILGIISLGNATVMAWLAVLLNIALIWPSYCIGIKRRHDRDNDGTDLKILIAGSLILNLLQATGIGVTMTDMGGVMVPVPAIWLGVINFIFAVFAIYMLVQLGFLKGTTGSNSYGADPLDAAA
- the fmt gene encoding methionyl-tRNA formyltransferase produces the protein MRVIFMGTPDFSVPTLTEIVSAGHEVVAVYTRAPKPAGRGQAERKSPVHETAEAFGIPVFTPRSLKGEAEQAQFASLGADVAVVVAYGLILPKPILEAPEHGCLNLHGSLLPRWRGAAPIQRAIMAGDRQTGIVVMQMDEGLDTGAMGPTEIIPIGPDMTAGELHDQMMRLGADLMGRALAALERGSLDFTPQPASGETYAAKIDKAEARIDFSKSAEEVHNLIRGLSPFPGAWFELELGGKPVRIKALRSTVADASGAPGTLIGDDLTIACGSGAVRLTQVQREGKGAMDAATFLRGAGALPDAVS
- the dapE gene encoding succinyl-diaminopimelate desuccinylase translates to MTIDPADLLARLIACPSVTPEEAGALDLLQAELEAIGFAVTRLRFEGDGSYPVDNLFATRGQGGRRLLFAGHTDVVPPGDTAHWTSDPFEPRIADGKMFGRGAADMKSGIAAFVAACAAIPPEAGTICLAITNDEEADAINGTEKLVAWMNENGHAFDFAIVGEPSSTETLGDSIKIGRRGSFSGKVTVTGTQGHVAYPHKANNPLPVLAAVATALSSERLDAGTEHFPASNLELTTIDVGNPVSNVIPMSGTLRFNIRYNDIWTPETLADWVRARIDSVDARGTRIDFALAGAPSRAFLSPLGSDVETLSAVIAERNGRPPEYSTGGGTSDARFIAEYGPVVECGLVGPSMHKADEHIALSDLTGLAEIYTAFMRRFFGSAS
- a CDS encoding DNA recombination protein RmuC produces the protein MRDLDTIVFTLGDFPVTAAMALFAGGVVLLVALVVWLVLSARANAARAEQAAREAAEGLKASFLEQVATRDGRIRDLEVQVERERERASDLLDAEREKSSGLQSELAAMRTRLDEQARQNEANLKRFMEARQQMTDEFKAIAGEVLQTHSETFTKQNREQVDTLLKPLQDKITEFHKNLVEDRSAMGERIRALAESNLQITTEAQNLTRALKGNSQTQGAWGEMILSTILEQSGLREGEQYFTQQSHAGEDGQRVRTDVEILMPNGDRLVIDSKVSLTAFEAFVNSPEDDREQHLRAHITSVRGHITTLGDKTYHRAAKSSLDYVMMFVPIESALATAIQHDAKLVEFGMGKGVMLTTPTTLMTVLRTVRNVWDIEKRHQNAEEIAERAGQLFDKVAGFLGTMDQVGDAIDKSQRAYAKARDQLTSGRGNVVRQVEMLRELGAKSSKPLPQGWEGGADEPQPALRLVKDEPGDLN
- the def gene encoding peptide deformylase — its product is MAIRPILIIPDARLRAVADPIIEVDDEIKALAKDMLDTMYDAPGIGLAAPQIGVMKRIVVMDLAGEGEPPAPLVMINPEITHFGEQMQVTEEGCLSIPELYYEVERPNDVTVKYTDLEGKEVVKEAEGKLAVCIQHELDHLDGVLYIDYLSRLKRDRVIKKFDKAAKRAAG
- the dapD gene encoding 2,3,4,5-tetrahydropyridine-2,6-dicarboxylate N-succinyltransferase; translation: MSHDQLAQIIDTAFDNRAEINFNTTGEIRDAVNEALNLLDTGKARVAEKVDGTWQVNQWLKRAVLLSFRLNDNEPMTGGPQGSTWWDKVPTKFEGWSDNTWREAGFRAVPGAIVRRSAHIGKGAILMPSFVNLGAYVDEGTMVDTWVTVGSCAQIGKNVHLSGGVGIGGVLEPLQAGPTIIEDNCFIGARSEIVEGVVVGEGSVISMGVFIGASTKVVNRATGEIHMGKVPPYSVVVSGSLPGKPFPDGTPGPNLYCAVIVKTVDAQTRSKTGINDLLRD